TGACATGTACATTTTCTGCATATTCTTGAGTTTAGAAAACATATCTGAAGGGATTTCTCCATTTAACATATTCTCAAGCAGCGAGATTTCGCGTAAAGCAGTGCAGTTACCAATTACTGCAGGTATTGAGCCTTCGAGATAGTTTGTATGGAGATGCAAAATTTCTAGCTTTCTTAATGCTCCAAGCTCTGGTGGGATCTTTCCAGTAAAATAGTTGACGGCCAGTTGTAGTTTTGTCAATTCCTTCAAGTTTGAAAGTGAGGCTGGAAGCAGTCCACTGAGATTGTTTAAGGAGAGAGCCAAGTATGTTAGATTCTTCATCCAGCCGAGTTCTTTAGGGAGAACACCAGATAGATTGTTGTCATTCAAGTCTATGACTTTCAAGCTCTGGCAACCATGTAATGAACCTGGAATGCTACCTTCAAGCTTGTTTGAGCTTACATTCAGAAATGCCAACTCTTTAAGTAATCCCAAGGAAGATGGAATTTGTCCATAGAACCCATTGCTCTGTAAAGACAGGTTGGTAAGAAGAGAGAGGTTGGATATGAATGGTGATATCCTTCCTTGCAAGCCCATATCTATCAGTTCAAGGCCTATAACCCGGTTTTGGAGACGT
Above is a genomic segment from Rosa chinensis cultivar Old Blush chromosome 3, RchiOBHm-V2, whole genome shotgun sequence containing:
- the LOC112193967 gene encoding LRR receptor-like serine/threonine-protein kinase EFR, which encodes MGTEKGAFLGDVDEEGWKLRTCGGLYRAAMVHGSADCSVASISGAAAAVERLLRWRDCCGGAAAAVKLEAAGRDLQVSGLKAMEVDNCSDCKTLLKFKEELTSDPEGHLQTWNEANPFCNWTGITCHQRLQNRVIGLELIDMGLQGRISPFISNLSLLTNLSLQSNGFYGQIPSSLGLLKELAFLNVSSNKLEGSIPGSLHGCQSLKVIDLNDNNLSGVLPKELGWMKNLTYLALSLNNLSGLLPASLSNLKELTKLQLAVNYFTGKIPPELGALRKLEILHLHTNYLEGSIPAVIGNCTALREISLLENMLNGEIPSDMFSKLKNMQKMYMSNNKLSGRIPVTLTNLSQLILFDVSLNNLEGEVPAGLGKLENLENFYLHTNNLGHWVAALVILLSVS